Genomic window (Chondrocystis sp. NIES-4102):
ATTATAGAAGCAGAACCACCCGCGATCGCCGTACGTCGTCAAGAATTATATCTCCCTAGAATTGAACACGCACGCTTATTAATGGCTTGGATTTGCCCTGGTGCAGAAGAAATTGAGTCGGCGATAGGGTTGGATTTAATCGCTATGATTTTGACTGGAGGACGCAGCTGTGGCTTAGTTCGCCAATTAAGAGAAGAAGAACAATTAGTAATTGATATTCACTGTAGTCTTGCGCTACAAAAAGATTCAAGTATGTTTTCTATTGGTGCATTACTAGCTACAGAAGAAATCGAGTTAGTGGAAAATTTAATCTGCGATCATTTATGTCAAATACATAATCAATTAATTCCCGAAGCAGATATTGTGCGTGCCAAAAGACGATTAATTAATGAGTATATCTTTTCTACAGAAACTCCCAACCAACTAGCGAATATCTATGGATATTACAATATTGTGGCAACCGCTTCCACTTCAGCCTTATATCCTCAGATAGTTAGTCAATTAAACGCCGAACAGCTTAGTGCGATCGCTCAACGATATCTTTCTCCTGAACGTTATGCCATTACGATTGTTAAACCACAATAAAAAGAAAAATGCAGAATACACAACTAGATTCTGCACCTCTACTCAAATATCATTAAAGCCAATAACCAATTAATAGGGCCATTTCCAATTAACCACTTCAGGCTTATCCATACCTTCAGAATGAGCGTAAGCTAAAGCATCAATAATTTCATTTCTCATTCTTTCTCTAACATAAGCAGCACGAGAACCCAATTTAGGCACGCGATCGATTACGTCAATCACTAGGTTAAAGCGATCAATCTGGTTAAGAATTGCCAATTCTAGAGGGGTATTAATATTGCCTTCTTCTTTATAACCCCGTACATGAATGCGTTCTTGTTTAGTACGGCGGTAAGCTAGCTTGTGAATTAGCCAAGGATACCCGTGAAAATTAAAGATAATTGGTTTATCAGTAGTAAAGAGAATATCGAATTCCTGATTAGACATTCCATGAGGATGTTCAGTTTCAGTTTGCAGACGATATAGATCCACAACGTTAATAAAGCGGACTTTTAAATCAGGAAATTCCTCGCGTAAAATTGCCGTCGCTGCTAAAGATTCCTTAGTAGGAATGTCTCCACAACAAGCCATAATCACATCAGGTTCATCTGCATCTGTTCCACAGTCGTCATTACTTGCCCATTCCCAGATACTAATACCTTTAGTACAGTGCTTAATTGCTTCCTCCATCGTCAAATATTGCAAATGCAATTGCTTATCGGCGACGATCACATTGACATAGTTTTTACTACGCAAACAATGATCGGCAACGGAGAGTAAACAGTTAGCATCGGGAGGAAAATAAACCCTAGTAACATCAGCACTCTTATTAGTTACCAGATCAACAAAACCAGGATCTTGGTGGGAAAAACCATTATGGTCTTGTCGCCAAACTAAAGAAGACAACATAATATTGAGGGAGGATATCGAAGCTCGCCAGGGTACGTGTTTTTTACAAATATCGAGCCACTTAGCGTGCTGATTAAACATCGAGTCGATGACATGAACAAAAGCCTCATAAGTGTGGAAAAAGCCATGTTTTCCTGTCAACAAATAACCTTCTAACCATCCTTCTAAAGTATGTTCACTCAACATCTCCATCACGCGACCATCAGGAGAAAGCATACTACCATCTTCATCTTCTGGTAGATAGTCCGCCAACCAGGTTTTTTTGGTAACTTCATAAATTGCCGATAGACGATTAGAAGCAGTTTCATCGGGGCCGAATACACGGAAATTGTGCATATTCTTACGCATTACATCTCGTAAAAACAGACCCAGTACCCCAGTGTTCTCAATTTCCACAGTAGCATTGCGCTCCATTTGCACTGCATAGTTGCGAAAATCAGGCATTTTTAATTGCTTACGCACCAAACCACCATTAGCTATGGGGTTAGCACTCATCCGACTAATTCCTTTGGGAGCAAGTTCTTTTAATT
Coding sequences:
- a CDS encoding phosphoketolase, with product MVTTPITRNITPESVLTSEELRKIHAYWRACNYLAIGMIYLRDNPLLKEPLKPEHIKHRLLGHWGSSPALSFTYVHLNRLIKKYDLNVIYLAGPGHGAPGVLGPVYLEGTYSEIYPDKSENTEGMQKFFKQFSFPGHIGSHCTPETPGSIHEGGELGYSVSHAFGAVYDNPDLIAACVVGDGEAETGPLATAWHSNKFLNPIRDGAVLPILNLNGYKIANPTILSRISSEELDSLFRGYGYTPYVVEGSDPEEMHQKMAATMEECVIKIREFQQEARSQNKAFRPRWPMIILRTPKGWTGPKEVDGHKVEGFWRSHQVPMGGMHSNLEHVKLLEDWMKSYQPEELFDANGTLIPELKELAPKGISRMSANPIANGGLVRKQLKMPDFRNYAVQMERNATVEIENTGVLGLFLRDVMRKNMHNFRVFGPDETASNRLSAIYEVTKKTWLADYLPEDEDGSMLSPDGRVMEMLSEHTLEGWLEGYLLTGKHGFFHTYEAFVHVIDSMFNQHAKWLDICKKHVPWRASISSLNIMLSSLVWRQDHNGFSHQDPGFVDLVTNKSADVTRVYFPPDANCLLSVADHCLRSKNYVNVIVADKQLHLQYLTMEEAIKHCTKGISIWEWASNDDCGTDADEPDVIMACCGDIPTKESLAATAILREEFPDLKVRFINVVDLYRLQTETEHPHGMSNQEFDILFTTDKPIIFNFHGYPWLIHKLAYRRTKQERIHVRGYKEEGNINTPLELAILNQIDRFNLVIDVIDRVPKLGSRAAYVRERMRNEIIDALAYAHSEGMDKPEVVNWKWPY